In Myxococcales bacterium, the sequence CCGGGCCGCGGCGGTCGAAGCCGATCCGATCCAGGCTTTCTCTGAGCTTACGCGGGCCAAGACGGCCTACGAGCAGAGCCTTGAGGTCACCAAGAAGCTCCTCGCGCTCTCCAGCCTCGGCCAATAGCGCCAGCCTGACGAGGCGACGCGACGCCGCGAGCACGCGACCGAGTCCTGGCAAGCGCTTTGCACTTCAAGTCAACGACATGACGATGCACGACGAAGCCTGGCGGAGCGCGGTCGATGGTGGAGGCCCGCGGGCCGAGTTAAGCGCCGACGAAGAGGCGTGGCTCGGCTTCGGTTCAGACTACGAGGCCGAGCAACTTGCTGCGCGGAGCGCGGCGGCGCTCGTCGCCAAGACGTGCGCCGTGAAGCCCTTCCCGCGGACCGCTCAGCGGGTCATCGAGCTGACGAGCGGCACCGAGAAGCACGTTCGCGAGGTCGTGCGCGTCATCGAGACGGACCCGACGCTCGCGACGCGTCTCTTGCGCTACGTCAACTCGGCGGCTTGTGGCCTCAAGGCGCGGTGCAAGTCGCTCCACCACGCCGTGACGTTGCTCGGGCCGCGACGCATCCGCGAGCTGGTGACGAGCACGGCGGTGCTGTCGATGTTCGAGCGTGGTGACGCCCTCTCGACGGAGGTCCTCGAACACGCAGCGGTGACGGGCGCCATCGCCCGAATCGTTGGCGAGCGCTTTGGCGTGCCGTCGGAGGAGATGCTCGCTTGCGGCCTCTTGCACGATCTCGGCAAGCTGATGATGCTCGACTCCGGTGACGAGACCTACGCCGGGCTCTTGGGCGTGGCCGGCGACGACGAGACGCTGTGCCGCCTCGAGCGGGAGCAATACGGCTTCGACCACGCTGTGCTCGCGGCGCAGATGCTCATCAAGTGGCGGATCCCCGCGCCCATTCCGCGCGTCGTCGGATGGCATCACCAGCCGGGGCGCGCCCACCACGCCGGCGGCCGCGTGGCGCTCATGGTGGAGGCGTTGCGCCTCGCGGATCAGGTCGCCGAGACCCTGAGCGCTGGCGCCGACAGCAAGGAAGAGATGATCGAGAAGGCCGCAAGCGGGACAGCGGCCAGCTACCTGGGGCTCTCGGAGGAGGACCTCGCGCGACTCTGGCCGCAGCTCGCGCGAGCGCATCGCGAGAGTCGAGCGCTCTTCCACGGCGACGACATCGCCCTCTCCGAGGGCCTGTCCGAGAGCACGCAGCACGAGACGCTGGGGCGTCGCCGCGATGTGGCGGCGGGCGCGCCCGTGGCGGATCTCGCGTGCGGCATCTGCAACGAGCCGTCGTACGGGCGCGGCTGCGGCGCCTGCGGTCGCCCGATGTGCGAGGGGCACGACCCAGGCCTCGGCTATTGCGTCGAGTGCGAGGCCGAGTTCTCCGACACCGCCGACGCGCCGACGGCAGCCCTCGTGGGGACGATGCTCATCGGGGCCGCGTCCGCGGGCATGATGATCGTGTTCAGCGGATTCTTCGAAGTGGACTTGTCGCTCGGCGTTGGCGGTGCGTTTGCGTTGGCGCTCGGCGCCGGCGCCGGCGCCGCCGCCCGTCGCTGGTCTAGGCGCCGGTCGTTCCGCTCCGCGAATCGCGAAGCGCCGGTACCGACGCAGGGCGCGCTTGTCGGATCGGCGCTTGCGGCGGTCTTCGGGGAAGGGGAGCCGGCTTCGGTGCCCGAGCCCGTCGAGGTGGACGACACGCGCATCTTCGCGCCGGCCGATCTGTCGACGCTCATCCGGTTGCGCCCCGCGGCCGAGGTAGCGGAGGACGTCCCTCCGACGGATCGCTCACCAACGACCACGCTGACGGGGGACGAGCTCGAAGCCGTCGACGTTGACGCGCTGGAGCTCGCCGCCGAGGCGCCGTCGCTGGAGGTCGCGCTCGACCTTCCAAACTTAGCCGGCTTCGTCGAGGGGATCGGTCGCCCATCGGGGTCGGTACCCTACGGTGAGTCGACGCGCGAAGGGCTCCCGGCCTTGCCAGTCCTCCGCCAACCGCGCGCGTCGCCGGGGGCGTCGGTGGCCAGGGTCGCCACGCTCGCGCCGCCCAACGAAGAGCAGGACCCACAGTCGTTGCCGGTGGACCGGCCGCGAGCCCAGCCGCTGGCCCGGGTCGGATGACTGGGTCGGAGCCTTGCCAGGGGTCTTCGAAACCCCGCCCCGGGTCGGGGGTGACCCCCGGCCAAGAGACGGGAAAACCAGCAGGAACTCACGAATCGAGCGACGCGCCGCTCGAAGGGCGCCAGCGCGCCGCGGGCGCGGGGTCAGTCGTGACCCGGACGGCGGCCTCTGATCCATGAAGATTCGCGCGCTTCCGAGGATGGCACGCGCGCTGCATTGACTCCAACCGTGGTCACAACGACCGCGCCGACACTGACCACCCCGACGCTGCACCCACCCGACGCTGCACCCAGAGGACAGGCGAACCATGAGCATCACCGCACATCAGCTTGACCAGTTCTCCGTACAAGACCCCGGCTCGACCGCCTCGGCGCCGGTCGAGAGCATGACCGTGAAGGCCGCCCCACGCTTTACGCTTCGGCCCACGAGCATCGGGAAGATCGTGGGGCACGCGCAGACGCTCCGCGACGTCCTGTCGACCATCGACCGCGTGGCGAACTCCACGTGCACAGTCCTCGTCACGGGCGAGAGCGGTACGGGCAAGGAGCTCATCGTCGCGGCGCTTCACGACGCGAGTCCGCGCAAGGACGGACCGCTCGTCACGGTCAACTGCGGCGCGATTCCGGAGAACCTCCTTGAGAGCGAGCTCTTCGGTCACGCGCGCGGTGCCTTCACGGGGGCCGACCGCGCCCGCGCCGGACGCTTCGCCGTCGCGGAAGGCGGCACGCTCTTCCTAGACGAGGTCGGCGAGCTTCCCTTGTCGCTTCAGGTGAAGCTCCTTCGCGTCCTCCAACAGCGCGAGTACACGCCCCTCGGCGAAGAACGTCCGAAGAAGTGCGACGTCCGCATCGTCGCTGCGACCAACCGCAACCTCGAGGCCGAGGTTCTCGCCGGCCGCTTCCGCGAGGACCTCTACTATCGCCTCAACGTGATCCACATCGAGTTGCCCCCGCTCCGCGAACGCCGCGACGACATCCCCGTGCTCGCGCAGCACTTCCTCCGTCAGAGCGCGCTCCGCTCGGGTCGCGTCGTCGAGGGCTTCACGGAAGAGGCAACCGAGTACCTCCAGAGCCACGAATG encodes:
- a CDS encoding HDOD domain-containing protein — encoded protein: MHDEAWRSAVDGGGPRAELSADEEAWLGFGSDYEAEQLAARSAAALVAKTCAVKPFPRTAQRVIELTSGTEKHVREVVRVIETDPTLATRLLRYVNSAACGLKARCKSLHHAVTLLGPRRIRELVTSTAVLSMFERGDALSTEVLEHAAVTGAIARIVGERFGVPSEEMLACGLLHDLGKLMMLDSGDETYAGLLGVAGDDETLCRLEREQYGFDHAVLAAQMLIKWRIPAPIPRVVGWHHQPGRAHHAGGRVALMVEALRLADQVAETLSAGADSKEEMIEKAASGTAASYLGLSEEDLARLWPQLARAHRESRALFHGDDIALSEGLSESTQHETLGRRRDVAAGAPVADLACGICNEPSYGRGCGACGRPMCEGHDPGLGYCVECEAEFSDTADAPTAALVGTMLIGAASAGMMIVFSGFFEVDLSLGVGGAFALALGAGAGAAARRWSRRRSFRSANREAPVPTQGALVGSALAAVFGEGEPASVPEPVEVDDTRIFAPADLSTLIRLRPAAEVAEDVPPTDRSPTTTLTGDELEAVDVDALELAAEAPSLEVALDLPNLAGFVEGIGRPSGSVPYGESTREGLPALPVLRQPRASPGASVARVATLAPPNEEQDPQSLPVDRPRAQPLARVG
- a CDS encoding sigma-54-dependent Fis family transcriptional regulator — protein: MTVKAAPRFTLRPTSIGKIVGHAQTLRDVLSTIDRVANSTCTVLVTGESGTGKELIVAALHDASPRKDGPLVTVNCGAIPENLLESELFGHARGAFTGADRARAGRFAVAEGGTLFLDEVGELPLSLQVKLLRVLQQREYTPLGEERPKKCDVRIVAATNRNLEAEVLAGRFREDLYYRLNVIHIELPPLRERRDDIPVLAQHFLRQSALRSGRVVEGFTEEATEYLQSHEWKGNIRALENAVERGVLLAKGPLVQLEDVAPSRDSSSQMRAFAIPPPPPPSTSSMAPAPESERPAALPDGGIDLRAAVATYENELIRRALERTGGNRNQAARLLGLKRTTLVEILRRRAI